Within the Musa acuminata AAA Group cultivar baxijiao chromosome BXJ2-9, Cavendish_Baxijiao_AAA, whole genome shotgun sequence genome, the region TCGCGGCAGAGGTGGGCTCGGAGCGGAGGGTCCGACACCATGATGGCAGCGCCCGACGGAAGAGAGGGGAGCTCGGGGCGAGTGCTCGACAGCACGGTGAGGAAGAAGCGTTCGGTCCGGTGCTGCGGTACTTAACGCCGATCCTCCCGGAATCCGGAGGAAGAAGGATTCCAGGCGCCTCCCGCTCGCGGTGAGAAATCCTGGTTTCACGACGCCTCCGCTCCGCTCCGCTCCGCTCGCGGTGTGGAAGAGTCGGACCGCCAAACCCGCATCcgacttaattaaaaaaaaaagaaaaaaaagaaggaaaaatgatTCGGCTGCGTTACGTGTCCGACCGGTTCGATGACGAATCCGTGTCTGACACGTGACACGGATATGCCACTGAATCCAGCGTGTCCGTATTTCATAGGTGCCCACTCATGCGCTTACCCTCGTCAGTCACTCGCGTGGTGTTACAAGGCGATCGCACTCGCCCATACCCTCTCGACTTGCTCCTTCTTCACCTTCTAGATTTAAACCTCCGATACTATAAGAAATATATCGTCCCCGCCCGTATTTGCCTAATTTAACACTGTAATTTAGTCACTTCTCAACTTCAAGACTGTAATTTAGTCACAAAATGTCTAATTTAACAAGTAAACAGATTACTTGAAACAGACAATATGAATCAGCATAATACCTGACACCGAATTCCATGGGTTCTATCGACGTCATGAAACTAGTTGCAGCATATTTAGCAGGTCCTACATGCAACACAATGCAGAATTGCAAGTGCATTGCAAGATGTATGTGCTTCTGTCTTACTTCAATGACTGAACCTTCTTTCTCGCTAGGAACGTGACTATCCGGGGAAAGAATGATCGTGGCCTCCGTTCTGAGTCAGGCATGGCATTTGTTGTGTTTGATCGTGCCATATGCACCCTCGGACTTCTTGTTTGACTACCTGCTTCACTGGCAATGCTTTCAGTGTCTCCGAGGGCGACAAGGTTCGAAGAATCAGAGAAGCTTCGACGGATGCCACCCAATCTTCTCTGCTGTTCATGATCAGCTCTCCATGTTCGCAACTCCTGCTCCACACCCAGCTTGCCCTCCCTTGCCTTTTTAGCCTTGTCTACTGCAGCTCTTtgtgctttcttcttctccttgatCCTCTTATTTGCTTCCTCCAGTTGTATTAAACTCCTTGACTCAGATTCTTTGGCTGCTTTCATTTGCTCGATGGCAGAAATTACCTTTTTGTTAGCAATCTCCTCGGCTTCGTTGGCTTTCTTGCTCAGTCTGTAGTATTCTTCAATTGGTAGAGTTACTCCATTTGATGAGTCCTCACACTCCATGCTTGCTTGTTCACTTTCTTCCAATGCTTTGACTGCTGAGATGGCCAATTTCTCTGATGCTTTAGCTGCCTCGATCTCCTTAAGAGTAGCACTTAATCTTGTCTCCAGTGTGCTAGCTCCAGCTTTGGCATATTCTGCTTCTTCCTTTGCCTTCCTCAGATCTTCACGTGCCAAGTCAGCTATTAATTTAGCTTGGTCTGCTTCCTCAGCTGCTTGCTGCAGTGCCTTTGGCAGCTCCACCAATTTTTCTCTGGCTTCCTTCTCTCTGATCAAAATTAGTTCTAGTTCAGTGTTTATCCTAGTGAGCTCAGCTTCAAGAGATGAGACTGATGCAGATGCCACGCCTTCCCTCTGTCTCATCGTGGTCAGAGATGCTTTCTCTCTTTCCAGCTCAGACTTTAGTGAAGAAACTGCAACTCTTAAACAGTTGACTTCATCATTAGCGTTCTCAATGTTGAACCTTACTTCCTCGAGTTCCTTTGTGGTTGTCGCTAATGCAGCTTGAACATTTGTTTCTGTCTCATTGATGTCTCCTGTCTGAACTATCGGATTCAGTTCTCGTGTGCTATTGACCTCCAGATTTAGTTTTGACTCCATGTATAAAGCTAGTTCAACTTTTAGACTAACCAGTAATGAAGAAGCTCTATCTAGTTTTGACTTGAGATCATTTGTTGCAAGGAGTTGCTCATTAAGCTGTTGTAATTCACTTTCAGCTTGTTTCATTTCCTTTTCCCAGTTCAATTTATCCTGCTCCAATGCCAAGGCTGCACCAATTCTTTGTTCTTCGGCTTCAAGATGTGCGGAATGAGCAGATTCAAGCAATTCCTTGGTTGTGATGAGCTCGAGTGTTAGGTCCTCAACAGTCTTCTCTAACTTCTTTGATGCAGAAACAGATTCTTTAGCTGTCCTTATTGCAATGTCCTTTTCATGAACTAATAAAACATACCTTCTTTGCATTGAGTCCAGCTCTTGCTTTACTGATATCAACTCAGCAACTGCACTTGCATGCCTTTCTTTGGCGACCTCTAGTTGTGTCTTGGCTACAACACTTGAATTATTAGTAATTCCTTTCTCCATTTCTTTCAATCTTAGATCAGCAAGTTCGGAGTCCTGCTTTGCTTGTGCTTCCTGCGTTTCTGCTTTCTCCAGGCTCAGTTTAAGCTCCTCTACCAGTCTCTTTGTATAGTCTAGCTCCTTCAACACTTGTCCTTTAACAGCTACAGCAGCTTCATGCTGTTCTTTGTACTTCGGAATTTCTTCTTGTGCCTTCTTAAGTTCAAATTGGACTTGCTTGCGCCTCTGTGTATAACCAAATGAAACAATTTAGAACCTCCAGTAAAGGAGTTTATGCTAATATATGATACCAGAGGGAGAACACATCAATTATTCTTCTTTCAGAAACTATTGCAAAAACACCACTACAGGATTATCATTGGAATAAGAAGACTCGTCCATATTTACATAATACATATCCAGTAATTTTACTGTTGCTAATGATATCCTTTTTAACATTATAAAAGATATATAGCAAGTCCTAAAATTACATAGCCGCTCATTTCTAGATCACAGAAGCAGAGCAAATATTCTATAAAGTTAAAGTAACATTACTACAGAGCATTAAAATACATAATGATGTCAATAAAGCATAACAAGTAATTGAAATTAGTAAAACTGAGTAAAGGACTTCAGAATTCAAGTTAAGCCACAGATCTACTTCAAGTGGATCCTATTATGAGAGAACAATATTATCATCACTGAAAGAAATACTTTGCTATGAgtcatgaaaatattaatatcaatgataaaagaaaaaaaatcaattgcTAGATCAAAATGAAATTTACCTCTGTGATCAAGGTCTTCTGTGCTTTCCAATCAGCAATCCCTCCAAACTTTGTTGCAGCCTCTTTAACAGATTCAAAAGGTGCTGTAGTATCAACAAGTACTCGGCTTGCATCATATTTCTTTAAATTCTCTGATACGCCATTTTGTGGTGTCCCAAGCTCATTTGATTCATTGGAAGAATAAGGTTCCAACATTCTATGAACATTGGGTAAATCAACCCTTACACCCTCAAGTTTAATTACTGGTTTATTCTCTGATACAACATATCCTCTTTGGTCTAGAGTTGAAGTGTTCAGATCATTAGTAAGAAATGGAATTTTGCCATTCTTGTCTAATGCTCCATGCTGTCGATTCCCATTATCCTCTTTAGAATCTGGAGCAGAAGAACCATCTGGTGATGAGAAGGAATTGGCAAGATAAGAGTTTTTTTTGGTGTCCATTGCTTCCTCCATTTGAGGACAGTCTGAGTTATTTTGACCAATTCCTCTGCAAGAAAATAGACGAAGGCTAAGGAGCAAATGACTGAGACCAGAAAAGTTAATAAGAAAATTTACATTAGGATTGTAAATTTGCCATGCATATTTTCTATGATGACCATACAAAGGAAATTTGAAGTTTCTTAGCATCAACTAGAAGCATGAATTTATGATATTTGGTGATTGAAATTGATACAATAGATAATTATGTGATAGCCACCAAACCATATAAGATCGTTTGTAATTTGAATAAAATAGTTCAAAGAGCAAGCAGAATCACAATCCACTCAAATTTCACAGGCACATGCATCATGTGTGTCTAAAAGCCAACAGAAATGAATCATTGCTAATGAAAGAGAATTGATGATATATCAGTGGTACATGGATATAGATAGAATTGTATAAAAGTGGGCAATATTTTACATTTCCCCGACACATGAAAGATGACACAGTAAATGTAGATAGATCAGGAATGTGTGAATATTAACCATCATAGCTTTgtctttattttgataaattactTAAGATTGTAGATTGTAGTCTTTCAATTGAACATGGAAGCGAGTCTGTAGTCCTTCACTTAAACGTAGCAAGCAAGATTCATTTGCTTTCCTAAGAGGCCTCTCTTCATGAACTTCTCCAAATGTCCACTCGTATATGTAATATGATATCATTACATCCTTCTCATAACCTATTGCAACAACATAGGACATGTTAAGTTGTGGACTTATGAATCAGTAGTAATTGGACAAGGACAGATACTTCACCTAAGATCTTCATTCCATATATGAAGTTAAGCTCATGGATATGATGTGTCTATTAATATTTAATGATATGACAATTAATTAACATGATGTAACTTATATTGGCCTTTGTAGTTCCCCTTGATGGCATTTTTAAACAAAGGAGGCATAGTACAAGGCCTACTAAATGAGAAGAAAAATATAATCAACTAGATAAATACAGTATTCATTTTATTAGGAAATAAACCTTCAAAAAGTTCTAGTAGAATTATGTGTTTAAAAGAGTAAGGAATAAGGAGTATCCACTCTTGAGGTATATAAATCAAAACCATTGTCAAACAGAAGTTCAAATTATGTGTATATATTATACTGTCGCCAAGCGAGATTAATTTAGACACAGAATGTTCCctcgagaaagaaaaagaaaaggaaaagaagtgaaTCTTTAGCTTTTGACAATCTGTAACAGCAGTGATATTGCAGTTCTTGAAGCACCTAAAAGTGAGAAACTTTTCGACTCAAATTGGACTTCTTAAAATCAATTAGGAGGATTGAAAACTAAGAAGTAACTTAACATGCAAACAATGAACGCCTTAATTCAAAGAAACATTTAGGAGGATAAAtctaaagttaaaaaaaaagaagaaataggaATCCAATGAAGTTCGTCAGAATATACTCCGCAATGATTAATATTTCATCCGCGACTAATTCGACATTATTAAGAACATACAGCACTaacaatattaaatataaattgaGAAGAACAGAAAGAAGGAAAACTCACAGGAAGTTTTTGTTTCCACTTTTAACTCCTCCGTCAGGAGATCTGGGAGCAAAATGTGGTTGCTGGATTGCACAAGAAGggagagaaggggaggagaagtaATCATTGAGATCAGCGGACGCCTCAGAACTCTCTGTATTCCAAGTCTCTCTCTGCCTCTGGGCCATGAATATTTTATCCTTTTCTTATGGCTTACAAGCTCCTCCTTTTATTCGCACACTGAATTCGCGATTTGTTCGAGGTGTTACGAATCCACCATCTCATAATATCTTTTAGAGTATATGGATCAGAAAGGACATCGAAATCGGGAGAGGCATTTCACGAATAAAACAAAAGTATACTTCCATATTGAGATGAAGCGAGGCAAAGGAGAGGCCAGGCGTTCTGTTCGGTCTTTGTCCTGTTCCAACGTAAGGTGCGTATGGTTTCTGGCCATGCGGAATACAGGTACAGCAGCGCAATAGTCCAAACCAGGCGCGGGCTCTCCATCTACCGATCAAGCTCGGAATTTGATTCGATCCGTCAGCGGACCTGACCCATCGGGTTGACGGGTCAACCCGATCCGTCTCCCTGAAGCCATCCCCGGCGATCGAGGCAAAGTTGACGACGGAGAACGGCAAGGAGGAGGGCATCGGTAAAGTGGGAGGGAGCTGAGGGCGACTTCGGGCGCCAGTCGACGAAGACGGGAGGGGGCGGAATAATGGTCGGCACGCGGCACGGTAGTGGCAATAGCGGTACTGGCGGCGGAAGGGGCCGAAGAAGCGGACAGTGGAGGAGGAATGGCGTCTAAAAAATCTTGGCCCCTATTTAACCTAACGGGTCAAGGGGACGACCGAGCCCCGACCCGTttcagtaagccaccagcccttTAACAGGATCCGACCCGTATAACCGATTTCTTCTTAAGCGGACATTTGAACATTAGTCCCGTCGGTGGGTGGATGCGTGTATAGattatacatgatgatgtgtAATATGATGATAGAAAGGTAGGAATCAGATCAGTTCATGTCAGTCAAATTGTCCAATTGTTTCATCAATTCCAttaaattatgaaatatgatCGTTAACATTTATTTATATGCGATACTAAAGTGAGATTTCTTTTTCGTAACAAAATTAGGGGTAATGGTTCTCCTATTGTTCTCTCGTTGACTTCATGTCATGCATGTTAGGGGCCTTAACTTGAGAATTGAAAGGGCAGTAGCAACAAGAAGAATTGAAGCCAAGCAGAAATGTTCAATACAAGGAGCTAATAAGACGGGTTTCGAAACTGATGCAAGCAATCCATAGAATCCGACAAAAAGTGTTGACTCGTATTACAGATAGATGCCAATGGCAAACATAtgctaaagaaagaaagaaagaaaacctcGATGCAGTTTAATTTACAGACATCGAGTCAGATTATATTACGAATTCCTGATTGAAGCTTTGTCACAATTCTATGCCTAATTATTTGTAAAACATAAAATCATATTATAGGTAAAAGACTCGCAATTTAATAACAGAAATGGCGATTCAAGTCAACACTGAAATGGGGCACACAGGATTTAATCCGAGTAAGAATGGTTCCACTAAAAAGATCTGAAGCAGCATGACATATTGACCAAAGTATGCAAATAAGTTAAATTTAAATTCCGTAGTCCATGTTCTATAAAAGGATCAAGCAAAAACAAACAAGAGGATAACACAGTCCTTTTCTTAATATTCCTGCACAAACAAGATGACACACCAATTGAAATTTCAGTAGTGTTTTGATGATACTCATGAAAAATTTGTGCTGAAACAGCAAAAGAAATAAAATGCAAATAATAAAGTGGCTTATGGAAGATGAACTTCATTATCACTATAAAGtccattatatgtcaaaagatatATAAGATACTATTAGCTAACATATGATAGGGAGGTAAATGATGGCATGTGATGTCACTTATCATGCACAACCAACAGTATTCTAAAAGAACAAGCCCTTGGTAGCTCAAGAAACCTTTCGACTCCATTGTTATAGACATCTTGATGTTAAAACCACTAGCTGGATCTGCATGACCACAATCAACCATAATTGACAACCACTGTTATGAGTGTCAAATGATGTGATTATAATTTCAATCTCATTCCGTCATCCAGTGTTCTAGTCCTCTGTCATTGGAGACACAGATCATTGGTTAGTCAAGATTAAAGAAACTATCCCTCCATCTGAGTCACAGTTCAACCCATAAATTATTTTCTTCTGCGTACCACAATATTCTTATTTCATATCACACATGCCTCACTCATACCCAATGATACTGCTTCTTATTTCATATCACACATGCCTCACTCATACCCAATGATACTGCCATTTCATATCACACATGCCTCACTCGTACCCAATGATACTGCCATCGATAACACAGATGATTAAACTTACTCATCTCTGTCCCTAACTCAAACACTTCAACCAATTAAACCTGGAAGATGCAGGAGTTTTGCGAGTCCTA harbors:
- the LOC135585516 gene encoding protein WEAK CHLOROPLAST MOVEMENT UNDER BLUE LIGHT 1-like, which produces MAQRQRETWNTESSEASADLNDYFSSPSLPSCAIQQPHFAPRSPDGGVKSGNKNFLGIGQNNSDCPQMEEAMDTKKNSYLANSFSSPDGSSAPDSKEDNGNRQHGALDKNGKIPFLTNDLNTSTLDQRGYVVSENKPVIKLEGVRVDLPNVHRMLEPYSSNESNELGTPQNGVSENLKKYDASRVLVDTTAPFESVKEAATKFGGIADWKAQKTLITERRKQVQFELKKAQEEIPKYKEQHEAAVAVKGQVLKELDYTKRLVEELKLSLEKAETQEAQAKQDSELADLRLKEMEKGITNNSSVVAKTQLEVAKERHASAVAELISVKQELDSMQRRYVLLVHEKDIAIRTAKESVSASKKLEKTVEDLTLELITTKELLESAHSAHLEAEEQRIGAALALEQDKLNWEKEMKQAESELQQLNEQLLATNDLKSKLDRASSLLVSLKVELALYMESKLNLEVNSTRELNPIVQTGDINETETNVQAALATTTKELEEVRFNIENANDEVNCLRVAVSSLKSELEREKASLTTMRQREGVASASVSSLEAELTRINTELELILIREKEAREKLVELPKALQQAAEEADQAKLIADLAREDLRKAKEEAEYAKAGASTLETRLSATLKEIEAAKASEKLAISAVKALEESEQASMECEDSSNGVTLPIEEYYRLSKKANEAEEIANKKVISAIEQMKAAKESESRSLIQLEEANKRIKEKKKAQRAAVDKAKKAREGKLGVEQELRTWRADHEQQRRLGGIRRSFSDSSNLVALGDTESIASEAGSQTRSPRVHMARSNTTNAMPDSERRPRSFFPRIVTFLARKKVQSLK